In Reichenbachiella agarivorans, one genomic interval encodes:
- a CDS encoding D-TA family PLP-dependent enzyme: protein MTQTMNWYEIEDQSELSTPALVIYPDRIKQNIETMIAIAGGVERLRPHVKTHKMTEIIHLQMDYGIRKFKCATLVEAEMCAQCGAQDVLMAYQMVGTNVGLYLDMIERYPATRFSSLIDNEYSWQELSASADKRGRVVDVYMDINSGMNRTGILLGAGAMNLYQRMTNDPQVHIKGLHVYDGHIHDSDLNMRTQRCKKEFAKVEQFVTEMKALGMDLPIVVAGGSPSFPIHAQSADRELSPGTTLLWDSGYGQSFADMEFLPAAVLVTRVISQPTVASACLDLGHKSVASEMPHPRVLLLGLPKYEALNHSEEHLVISNESIHLRMGQLCYAVPQHICPTVALHEQVYVVENHRVTGQWKVAARKRY, encoded by the coding sequence ATGACTCAAACCATGAACTGGTACGAAATTGAAGATCAAAGCGAGCTCAGTACGCCAGCGTTGGTCATCTATCCAGATAGAATCAAGCAAAATATCGAAACCATGATCGCCATCGCAGGTGGAGTGGAGCGATTGAGACCGCATGTGAAAACCCACAAGATGACCGAAATCATCCATTTGCAGATGGATTATGGCATTAGAAAATTCAAATGTGCTACGCTGGTAGAGGCTGAAATGTGCGCACAATGTGGTGCCCAAGATGTATTGATGGCCTATCAAATGGTGGGAACCAATGTTGGTTTGTATCTTGATATGATCGAGCGATATCCTGCGACTCGGTTTTCTTCCTTGATAGACAATGAGTACAGCTGGCAGGAATTATCTGCCTCGGCAGACAAGCGTGGTAGGGTGGTAGATGTCTACATGGACATCAACAGCGGGATGAATCGCACAGGCATTCTATTGGGAGCAGGAGCAATGAATTTGTATCAGAGAATGACAAACGATCCGCAAGTGCATATCAAGGGATTGCATGTCTATGATGGGCACATTCACGACTCAGATTTGAACATGAGGACACAGAGATGCAAAAAGGAGTTTGCCAAGGTGGAGCAGTTTGTCACAGAAATGAAAGCCTTGGGTATGGATTTACCAATAGTAGTGGCTGGAGGTTCGCCTTCCTTTCCGATCCATGCACAGTCAGCCGATCGAGAATTGAGTCCGGGGACGACTTTGTTATGGGATAGCGGATATGGTCAGTCATTTGCAGACATGGAATTCTTGCCTGCTGCAGTGTTGGTGACACGGGTGATCAGCCAACCTACTGTTGCCAGCGCATGTTTGGATTTGGGACATAAATCTGTGGCTTCTGAAATGCCCCACCCAAGGGTTCTACTTTTGGGTCTCCCTAAATATGAAGCGCTCAATCATAGTGAAGAGCACTTGGTGATCTCAAACGAGTCAATCCATCTGCGAATGGGACAATTGTGCTATGCAGTGCCACAGCATATTTGCCCAACTGTAGCACTGCATGAGCAGGTATATGTAGTAGAAAATCACCGTGTAACAGGCCAATGGAAAGTAGCGGCTAGAAAAAGATATTGA
- a CDS encoding RidA family protein, which produces MDLVKRIKELNLELPPAPPPGGVYRPLVVVGKMLYVSGHGPVKMDASLIKGKVGSVLDKDEAKLAARQVGLTMLSTLIKHLDSQYEIKRMVKVLGMVNSEPDFFDQPYVMNGFSELMAEVFGEENGLGARSAVGMILPGNIPVEVEAIFELY; this is translated from the coding sequence ATGGATTTAGTCAAAAGAATCAAAGAATTGAATTTGGAATTGCCACCTGCACCTCCCCCAGGTGGAGTCTATCGCCCCCTTGTTGTCGTGGGTAAGATGCTGTACGTGTCAGGCCATGGACCGGTGAAGATGGATGCCAGCTTGATCAAGGGCAAAGTAGGTTCTGTTTTAGACAAGGATGAAGCCAAATTGGCTGCCAGACAAGTCGGTTTGACCATGCTTTCTACACTGATCAAGCACCTTGATAGTCAATATGAAATCAAAAGGATGGTAAAAGTGCTAGGCATGGTCAATAGTGAACCGGACTTCTTTGATCAGCCCTACGTGATGAATGGTTTTTCGGAGTTGATGGCTGAGGTATTTGGAGAAGAAAATGGCCTAGGCGCACGTAGTGCAGTGGGTATGATCCTGCCAGGCAATATTCCAGTGGAAGTTGAGGCTATCTTCGAACTTTATTAA
- a CDS encoding tetratricopeptide repeat-containing sensor histidine kinase — protein MPYHRSFLILLILSFSIAAHSEPTINKDSLTIRSLQSLAWSLKFSEPRKAMQALDSAERLSTQLSSVQLTADVLYYKAMIYYLLSEYPDAITLSQQALTQYQSIDNHYGQASIYNLLGLINQRIGSFEAAIQSYHLSLDQAKYSDNLYAISNPQHNIALVYLDMQEYEKSLEYALKAKEIRIEIADSSFIAQSDQTIGGLYYHLQRYPEAIQVLERSILVFQAQEDWNSLSISFSNLGLVMEDIHQYDKAREYYQEAARFSRLVEDHESLVNTLVNLANLSSQQNKLMEALDYATEARELSTQHQLLPSLKDALESLQIIQEKQGKLALSLSTLKAYNHIADSLLNQTKAKQIANLEIQFQVKEKESTIRLQKQEIELQTAQNEQKTILITALGLLSILLVILAYFIRSSLIKKQKILATAADLRIKKASLAASIQSQEKERSRFAKDLHDNLGQLISVVNLSIGKLQAQPDLLPNERDESYALCSDTLSDMYKELKNVCFDLMPQSLQSAGLVAAIRELTDRINAVGKTQIELITDGSETYPSGDFSISVYRICQEWLNNILKYADATEVTIQIIQDEDESLLMIEDNGMGFDASQLLLGHGYGWKNMSARASLIGGDIDLDTRPNRKGNTFTLCIPKNTLEPVNNP, from the coding sequence ATGCCCTATCATCGCTCTTTCCTGATACTCCTTATTCTTAGTTTCTCCATCGCTGCACACTCAGAACCCACGATCAACAAGGACTCGCTGACCATCCGATCCTTGCAATCTCTGGCCTGGAGCTTGAAGTTCTCCGAACCTAGGAAGGCCATGCAGGCATTGGACTCGGCAGAGCGATTGTCTACACAGCTTTCCTCAGTGCAGTTGACAGCCGATGTGTTGTATTACAAGGCCATGATCTACTACCTGCTGAGCGAATATCCTGATGCAATCACACTCAGTCAACAAGCATTGACACAATACCAATCCATCGACAACCACTACGGCCAAGCCAGCATCTACAACCTACTCGGCCTGATCAACCAACGCATTGGCAGTTTTGAAGCAGCCATCCAATCCTACCATTTGTCCCTTGACCAAGCAAAATACAGCGACAACCTGTACGCTATCTCCAATCCCCAACACAACATCGCCTTGGTCTATTTGGACATGCAGGAGTATGAAAAAAGCCTGGAATATGCCCTCAAAGCCAAAGAAATTAGAATTGAAATTGCAGACAGTTCCTTCATAGCACAATCTGATCAGACGATCGGAGGACTGTATTATCACCTACAGCGCTATCCAGAGGCCATCCAAGTATTGGAAAGAAGCATCTTGGTCTTTCAGGCACAAGAAGACTGGAACTCCCTGTCTATTTCCTTTTCCAATCTGGGCTTGGTGATGGAGGATATTCATCAATACGACAAAGCCAGAGAATACTACCAAGAGGCCGCAAGATTCAGCAGGTTGGTAGAGGACCATGAGAGCCTAGTCAACACGCTCGTCAACTTGGCCAACTTATCTAGTCAACAAAATAAATTAATGGAAGCCTTGGATTACGCTACGGAGGCGAGAGAGTTATCTACCCAACACCAACTGTTGCCCAGTCTGAAAGATGCCCTCGAATCACTTCAAATCATTCAGGAAAAACAAGGCAAACTTGCGCTTTCGCTATCCACACTCAAAGCATACAACCACATCGCAGATAGTCTGCTCAACCAGACCAAAGCCAAACAAATTGCCAATCTAGAAATACAGTTTCAGGTCAAGGAGAAAGAATCCACCATCCGCTTGCAAAAACAAGAGATAGAACTCCAGACCGCACAAAACGAACAAAAGACCATCCTGATCACTGCCCTAGGTTTGCTATCCATACTTTTGGTGATCCTAGCCTATTTTATCAGAAGTAGTTTGATCAAAAAACAAAAAATATTGGCTACCGCAGCAGACCTGAGAATCAAAAAAGCTTCGCTCGCTGCTTCCATTCAATCACAAGAGAAAGAAAGAAGTCGCTTTGCCAAAGACCTCCACGACAACTTGGGCCAACTCATCTCGGTGGTCAACTTGTCCATCGGGAAGCTCCAAGCACAACCAGATTTACTTCCCAATGAGCGAGACGAAAGCTATGCCCTCTGCTCTGACACCCTCTCTGATATGTACAAGGAGCTCAAGAATGTTTGCTTTGACCTGATGCCACAATCGTTGCAATCTGCAGGTCTGGTCGCTGCGATTCGAGAATTGACAGACCGCATCAATGCCGTTGGCAAGACACAGATTGAACTGATCACAGATGGCAGTGAAACCTATCCCTCAGGCGACTTTTCTATCTCTGTGTACCGAATCTGTCAAGAATGGCTCAACAACATCCTAAAATACGCTGATGCCACAGAAGTGACCATACAGATCATACAAGATGAGGATGAAAGTCTACTGATGATAGAGGACAATGGCATGGGGTTCGATGCATCTCAGCTACTACTGGGCCATGGCTATGGCTGGAAAAACATGAGTGCCAGAGCCAGCCTCATCGGTGGAGACATAGACCTAGACACCAGACCCAATCGCAAAGGCAACACCTTCACACTGTGCATACCTAAAAACACACTTGAGCCAGTAAACAACCCCTAA
- a CDS encoding gluconate:H+ symporter has product MPLVIALLGIVALLLLIIFLRLNAFIAFVIVSLLVGLFQGMPLDEVASSIQNGIGGTLGFLIIILGFGAMLGKLVADSGAAQRITSSLVSFFGTKNIQWAVVLTGFIVGIPMFYSVGFVILVPLVFAVAHTTKLPLLYVGLPMLASLSVTHGYLPPHPAPSAIAVMFEADLGLTLLYGIVAAIPAIILAGPLFSRTLKHINPKPPKDLFNTEVIPEEKLPSLFVSITTALFPLILIGSSAIIQIVATPDSWIYIWSGYWGNPLLAMLLSVLVAIYTLGIQRGKDMTQVMDSLVQAVSGITMILLIIGGAGALKQVLTDSGVSDYIGGLLKESTLSPLLLAWCIAAAIRVCVGSATVAGLTTAGILLPVLSQSGVSGELMVLAIGSGSLMFSHVNDSGFWMFKEYFNLTIKETLSTWTVMETIVSVTGLVSVLILQNLI; this is encoded by the coding sequence ATGCCACTAGTCATTGCGCTGCTTGGAATCGTAGCTCTTTTATTGTTAATTATTTTTTTGCGACTCAATGCCTTTATTGCTTTTGTCATCGTGTCCTTATTGGTGGGGTTGTTTCAAGGAATGCCTCTTGATGAAGTCGCCTCGTCTATTCAAAATGGGATTGGAGGGACCTTAGGGTTTTTGATTATCATCTTAGGGTTTGGTGCGATGCTGGGCAAGTTGGTGGCGGACAGTGGCGCAGCACAGCGGATCACCTCATCTTTGGTCAGTTTCTTTGGGACTAAAAATATTCAGTGGGCGGTGGTTCTTACGGGATTCATTGTAGGTATCCCTATGTTCTACTCGGTTGGGTTTGTGATTTTGGTACCGTTGGTATTTGCTGTGGCACATACGACCAAGCTGCCTTTGTTGTATGTGGGTTTGCCGATGTTGGCATCTCTGTCTGTGACACATGGTTATTTGCCACCGCATCCAGCACCCTCGGCGATCGCAGTGATGTTTGAGGCAGATTTGGGACTCACCCTGCTGTATGGAATTGTTGCGGCCATACCTGCGATTATTTTGGCTGGACCTTTGTTTTCGAGGACACTCAAACACATCAACCCAAAACCACCCAAAGACCTTTTCAATACTGAGGTCATTCCTGAGGAGAAGCTCCCCAGTCTATTCGTCAGTATCACTACTGCGTTGTTTCCTTTGATTTTGATTGGCTCATCGGCCATCATTCAGATTGTAGCGACACCTGATAGCTGGATTTACATATGGTCGGGCTATTGGGGCAATCCTCTCTTGGCGATGCTCTTGTCGGTATTGGTGGCGATCTATACGCTGGGGATACAGCGAGGCAAAGACATGACGCAGGTGATGGACAGTCTAGTACAGGCGGTCTCTGGGATCACGATGATTCTTTTGATCATCGGAGGTGCGGGGGCTTTGAAGCAGGTGTTGACTGATAGTGGGGTGAGTGACTACATTGGAGGATTGCTCAAGGAATCTACCCTGTCCCCTCTGCTGTTGGCTTGGTGCATCGCTGCTGCGATTAGAGTCTGTGTAGGTTCGGCGACTGTAGCTGGCTTGACTACCGCTGGGATTTTGTTGCCCGTGCTGAGTCAGTCTGGTGTATCGGGTGAACTGATGGTTTTAGCAATTGGTTCGGGTAGCTTGATGTTTTCTCATGTCAATGACAGTGGCTTTTGGATGTTCAAAGAATACTTTAATTTGACCATCAAAGAAACCCTATCTACTTGGACGGTCATGGAAACAATCGTATCAGTGACAGGATTGGTTAGTGTATTGATTTTACAAAACCTTATATAA
- a CDS encoding AAA domain-containing protein produces MELTEKLLNELQRRLKIGNRRGVHLNAIPANSRYKFDLNRLSNIDKNLPDNFINALLSEQPLKFRISWKDNVPDLNTLFEEDQTQLVRITKSFENLINQTEAIESEKGINTFGFGFPILVRRDQSDNKLTVAPILIWSLRIKRTKEFNTWEINRNEDDPIYLNEVLINHLQSDSNIEIEQIPSEMLDDGLITKDELLEICVKLIKEINTSVSSDIKDAFIKKLDNVVSIGDKNHYEKLPINSTNALIDFGGLFSIFEVQKQNIINDYGKLMDLEGLSIDLDDLENHTFQPISSVETDPSQQGILHSLEATRNILIQGPPGTGKSQTLSAILINALENHRKTIVVCEKRTALEVLHNALIDKGLNYHCVLIRDIVKDRKTVVDSVRDRVDNSSYRRYRYTYSKESLDNLIKKAKTLIESINGKHKKLDEKILGNKSWTDIVGTLLSELNGTDENHTLNIDKSQFKYNSQELNGLLEIVQKGQSLYSNYQTYDSASFLNSKKLVGDNPYVIEQGINDSFEEYEKSLQKVCELESKYKSEYFKLRKTELSEQIQSGKQIQNSINAIYAEHKANPDFLNEEKTNGLLYKALTIFSQPKKKVVQDQKEIQSLFTSLTNHYSKCADLKDFQISQSIKSNLKRIDEANNLIEQTSSDFQSKIENEYDSIDVLGFSTPEYQTETLISLKDYCSRLSEKIKSDSWTAHKIQANEFKGFIKAVEKIIQEKNNYFNNENDIFTTEFKWFQFYNGLSNEAKLLVNELKVKKDWRKSFLVHYLNSMLINSANVHLPTNDSEHIELNGTLGGLEKEQLKYIREFWFSKQIDTTRDFEQRNSNLSVENLYNKRSSNRFKRLSLRQIVQYDADLFTTFFPIILTSPDVASNLFKGMNGYFDIVMFDEASQLRLEDNLPAILKGKQIIIAGDEHQMPPSNYFSKVFDGTIEDEDDIDEEDEIVVDRDNILLSCESLLDFGSELNFEKRHLDFHYRSRHPYLIDFSNYAFYNQRLKPLPNTFDYTPIKYIQVNGTFSDHINDAETEMVLSILENNINRLPNGEYPTVGIATFNIAQRNHIKSKILERQKFSKFEEFNAKIQELEENGMFIKNLENIQGDERDVIILSTTYGPGKDEKFAQRFGPINHSKGYKLLNVIITRAKYKVYVCSSVPEMAFMNYKDFLITEGSNNKRAVFFAYLAYSKAVSEGNNDSRIGVLTALSENSTKSTSFNVGNFGELESPFEEEVYQRLVDEVDESKLIPQMKVSEFRIDIVYDPKIAGVPKIAIECDGAKYHSSREAYLHDRHRQKILESHGFVFHRIWSTNWWRNPQKETKRLIEFIRNVESRNDYNLADHSKTSFAFTDEFQMVENYVAQSTITDTDNEVATIKTIEKKEEKQAKLFKDEINLGSKVKVKYMNNGKDIKVHIVETANKNELSNGIQKISMKSPLAVSILGHSVGNIVKVGNLDNFVEIIEVKN; encoded by the coding sequence ATGGAATTGACAGAAAAATTATTAAATGAACTTCAAAGGAGACTGAAAATAGGTAATCGCAGGGGCGTGCACCTAAATGCCATACCTGCAAATTCAAGATACAAGTTTGACCTAAACAGACTTTCTAATATTGACAAGAATCTTCCTGACAATTTCATAAACGCATTACTTTCAGAACAACCGCTAAAGTTCAGAATTAGTTGGAAGGACAATGTTCCAGACTTAAATACACTTTTTGAAGAAGACCAAACGCAATTAGTCAGAATCACAAAATCCTTTGAAAATTTAATAAATCAGACAGAAGCGATTGAATCAGAAAAAGGAATCAACACCTTTGGATTCGGTTTTCCAATTCTTGTCAGACGAGACCAATCAGACAACAAACTCACGGTTGCACCTATTCTAATTTGGTCGTTACGAATAAAAAGAACCAAAGAATTCAATACTTGGGAAATTAACAGAAATGAAGACGACCCGATTTATTTGAATGAAGTTTTAATCAATCATTTACAATCGGATTCAAACATTGAGATTGAGCAGATTCCAAGCGAAATGTTAGATGATGGGCTTATCACAAAGGATGAACTGCTCGAAATTTGTGTAAAACTCATTAAGGAAATCAATACTTCCGTTTCTTCCGACATCAAAGATGCATTTATCAAGAAACTTGATAATGTGGTTTCAATTGGCGACAAAAATCATTACGAAAAACTTCCTATAAATTCCACTAATGCGCTAATTGACTTTGGGGGTTTGTTCTCAATATTTGAAGTTCAAAAACAAAATATCATAAACGACTATGGTAAGTTAATGGATTTGGAAGGTTTATCTATTGACCTTGACGATTTAGAAAATCATACTTTTCAACCCATTTCATCAGTAGAAACAGACCCATCACAACAAGGCATCCTACATTCCCTAGAAGCAACGAGAAATATATTGATTCAAGGTCCTCCAGGGACAGGCAAAAGTCAGACCTTATCGGCAATTCTAATCAACGCATTAGAGAATCACAGAAAAACAATAGTTGTTTGTGAAAAGAGAACGGCTTTAGAAGTTTTACATAATGCACTAATTGACAAAGGCTTAAACTATCACTGTGTTCTTATTCGAGATATAGTTAAAGACCGTAAAACAGTCGTTGATTCCGTCAGAGACAGAGTTGATAATTCGTCATATCGAAGATACCGTTACACATATTCCAAAGAATCACTTGACAATCTTATAAAAAAGGCCAAAACTTTAATTGAATCAATTAATGGAAAGCATAAAAAGCTTGATGAGAAAATTCTAGGCAATAAATCTTGGACTGATATAGTCGGAACGTTGCTATCCGAACTTAATGGGACTGATGAAAACCATACTTTAAACATTGACAAATCTCAATTCAAGTATAATTCACAAGAATTAAACGGACTTTTAGAAATAGTCCAGAAAGGCCAAAGTCTCTATTCAAATTATCAAACGTATGATTCGGCTTCATTTCTAAACTCAAAAAAATTAGTTGGAGACAATCCGTATGTTATTGAGCAAGGAATCAACGATTCATTTGAAGAATACGAAAAGTCTCTTCAAAAGGTCTGTGAGCTCGAATCAAAATATAAAAGCGAGTATTTTAAACTAAGAAAAACGGAGCTTTCTGAGCAAATCCAAAGCGGAAAACAGATTCAAAATTCGATTAATGCCATTTATGCAGAACACAAAGCGAATCCGGATTTTCTTAATGAAGAAAAAACTAATGGATTACTGTACAAAGCCTTAACAATCTTCTCTCAACCAAAAAAGAAGGTCGTTCAAGACCAAAAGGAAATCCAAAGCCTTTTTACAAGTCTTACAAACCATTATTCAAAATGTGCTGACCTTAAAGATTTTCAAATTTCTCAATCCATTAAAAGTAATCTGAAAAGGATTGATGAAGCCAACAATCTAATAGAGCAGACTAGCTCCGATTTTCAATCCAAAATTGAGAATGAATATGATTCCATTGATGTATTAGGGTTTTCAACACCAGAATATCAGACAGAAACTTTAATATCACTGAAAGACTATTGCTCTCGACTTAGCGAGAAAATTAAGTCAGATAGTTGGACAGCTCATAAAATTCAAGCCAATGAATTCAAGGGTTTCATTAAGGCTGTTGAGAAAATCATTCAAGAGAAGAATAATTATTTCAACAATGAAAATGACATTTTTACCACAGAATTTAAATGGTTTCAATTTTATAATGGTCTGTCTAATGAAGCTAAACTTCTTGTTAATGAATTGAAGGTTAAAAAGGATTGGCGAAAGTCCTTTCTAGTTCATTATCTAAACTCAATGCTCATAAATTCCGCAAACGTTCATTTGCCGACAAATGACTCTGAACATATAGAGCTAAATGGCACTTTGGGTGGTTTAGAGAAAGAGCAATTGAAATATATCCGTGAATTTTGGTTCTCAAAGCAAATTGACACAACAAGAGATTTTGAACAGCGAAACTCGAATCTCTCAGTTGAAAATTTGTACAATAAGCGAAGTAGCAACCGATTTAAGCGTCTTTCATTACGCCAAATAGTACAATATGACGCTGATTTGTTCACGACCTTTTTCCCAATAATTCTAACCTCGCCTGATGTCGCAAGTAACCTATTCAAAGGGATGAATGGATATTTTGACATTGTAATGTTTGATGAAGCCAGTCAATTACGTTTAGAAGACAACTTGCCAGCAATTTTGAAAGGAAAGCAGATAATAATTGCAGGTGATGAACACCAAATGCCACCTTCAAATTACTTTAGTAAAGTCTTTGATGGTACAATTGAAGACGAAGACGACATTGATGAAGAAGATGAAATTGTAGTAGACAGAGATAACATTCTTTTATCCTGTGAATCCCTTTTAGACTTTGGTTCAGAACTCAACTTTGAGAAGCGACACCTTGATTTTCATTATAGGTCAAGGCATCCCTATCTCATAGATTTTTCAAACTACGCCTTTTATAATCAAAGACTTAAGCCACTACCTAATACATTTGATTATACGCCAATAAAGTATATTCAAGTAAATGGAACCTTTTCAGACCACATCAATGATGCAGAAACTGAAATGGTTTTATCAATACTTGAGAACAATATAAATCGACTACCAAATGGAGAATATCCAACGGTTGGAATCGCAACGTTTAATATTGCTCAACGAAATCACATAAAGAGCAAAATATTAGAAAGGCAAAAATTCTCAAAGTTTGAAGAGTTCAATGCTAAAATTCAAGAATTAGAAGAAAACGGAATGTTCATCAAGAATTTGGAAAATATTCAAGGAGATGAACGAGATGTTATTATTCTATCAACTACTTACGGCCCAGGAAAAGACGAGAAATTTGCACAGCGCTTTGGCCCGATTAATCATTCCAAAGGCTACAAGCTTTTAAACGTAATTATCACAAGAGCAAAGTATAAAGTTTACGTCTGTTCATCCGTACCAGAAATGGCATTTATGAATTACAAAGACTTTTTAATAACTGAGGGGTCGAACAACAAGAGAGCAGTTTTCTTCGCATACTTAGCATACAGTAAAGCTGTCAGTGAAGGCAATAATGATTCAAGAATAGGAGTCCTAACTGCACTTAGCGAAAATTCTACAAAAAGCACCTCTTTCAATGTCGGCAATTTTGGAGAGTTAGAATCACCTTTTGAAGAAGAAGTTTATCAGCGTTTAGTTGATGAAGTGGACGAATCAAAACTAATTCCGCAAATGAAGGTTTCTGAGTTCCGAATTGATATTGTTTACGACCCGAAAATTGCAGGAGTGCCTAAGATTGCGATTGAATGTGATGGTGCAAAGTATCATTCAAGTAGAGAAGCATATTTACACGACCGACACAGACAAAAAATTCTTGAAAGCCACGGTTTTGTATTTCATAGAATTTGGAGTACAAATTGGTGGAGAAATCCTCAAAAGGAAACCAAGCGTTTAATTGAATTTATCAGAAATGTTGAGTCAAGAAACGACTATAATTTAGCTGACCATTCTAAAACATCATTTGCATTCACAGACGAGTTTCAAATGGTTGAAAATTATGTTGCTCAATCAACAATTACCGACACAGACAATGAAGTTGCGACAATAAAAACCATTGAAAAGAAAGAAGAAAAACAAGCCAAGCTTTTTAAAGATGAAATCAACTTAGGAAGTAAAGTCAAGGTAAAATATATGAACAACGGCAAGGATATTAAAGTACATATCGTTGAGACAGCTAACAAGAATGAATTATCTAATGGAATTCAAAAAATCAGTATGAAATCACCATTAGCCGTATCAATTCTTGGACATTCCGTTGGTAACATTGTAAAGGTTGGTAATCTTGACAATTTTGTGGAAATAATTGAAGTAAAGAACTAA
- a CDS encoding dipeptidase yields the protein MNDEKRPLIVDAHLDLSMNAIEWNRDLRWTVTQVRERERGLQDKPDRGKGTVTLPSMREGNVGLCVATLIARYVKQGSKLPGWHSPEQAWAQTQGQLSWYRAMEEVGQMTQIKDLKSLNTHLALWENPPVNAPIGYVLSLEGADSICTIGHLERAYEQGLRAIGPAHYGPGTYAQGTDATGGIGAKGKELLKEIERLGIILDATHLCDDSFWEAMGVYNGPVWASHNNCRSLVPHNRQFSDEQIKELISRGAVIGAALDAWMMVPNWVRGKSTPVEMNVSLETMVDHIDHICQLAGNSEHAAIGTDLDGAFGTEQGPKDLDTIADLQKLPEILKSRGYTAQDVLNITSANWIRFLRKTWS from the coding sequence ATGAATGACGAAAAAAGACCTTTGATAGTGGATGCGCATCTGGATCTGTCGATGAATGCCATCGAGTGGAATCGGGATTTGCGATGGACTGTGACCCAAGTCAGAGAGCGTGAGCGAGGACTACAAGACAAGCCAGATCGTGGCAAAGGAACCGTGACCTTGCCATCCATGCGTGAGGGAAATGTAGGGTTGTGTGTGGCTACCTTGATCGCTCGCTATGTCAAGCAGGGAAGCAAACTCCCTGGATGGCATTCGCCTGAGCAGGCATGGGCACAGACACAAGGTCAATTGTCGTGGTACCGTGCCATGGAGGAGGTTGGGCAGATGACTCAGATCAAGGATTTGAAAAGTTTGAATACGCATCTGGCTCTGTGGGAGAATCCTCCTGTGAATGCACCTATTGGGTATGTGTTGAGCTTGGAAGGGGCGGATTCTATCTGTACGATAGGGCACTTGGAGCGAGCATATGAGCAGGGTCTGCGTGCCATAGGGCCTGCGCATTATGGTCCAGGTACCTATGCACAAGGCACGGATGCGACTGGAGGTATTGGGGCGAAGGGCAAGGAATTGCTGAAGGAAATAGAACGTCTCGGGATTATATTGGATGCAACTCATCTCTGTGACGATAGTTTCTGGGAAGCGATGGGTGTTTACAATGGACCAGTTTGGGCGAGTCACAACAATTGTCGCTCACTGGTGCCGCACAATCGCCAGTTTTCGGACGAACAAATCAAAGAGCTGATCAGTCGGGGTGCAGTGATTGGTGCTGCACTGGACGCATGGATGATGGTGCCGAATTGGGTCAGAGGCAAATCCACACCAGTAGAGATGAATGTCTCATTGGAAACGATGGTAGATCATATAGATCACATCTGTCAGTTGGCGGGCAATTCGGAGCATGCAGCGATTGGTACAGACCTAGATGGAGCTTTTGGGACTGAGCAGGGACCTAAGGATTTGGATACGATTGCTGACCTACAAAAGCTACCAGAGATATTGAAATCCAGAGGATACACAGCTCAGGATGTGCTCAATATCACCAGTGCCAACTGGATTCGGTTTTTGAGAAAGACCTGGAGTTAG